The following are encoded together in the Populus trichocarpa isolate Nisqually-1 chromosome 5, P.trichocarpa_v4.1, whole genome shotgun sequence genome:
- the LOC7486579 gene encoding cytochrome c oxidase subunit 6b-1 — protein sequence MAETAVATTEAPTLSEQYLLKGEEEKTNVVSKPVEVKEDEKPATVVSEEIVEKAEEPPAPAAEEKTEDTPAAVEESTETPATAESNSEDTPAAAEETNEATEENSGKEAAEEKREIKIETAPADYRFPTTNQTRHCFTRYIEYHRCVAAKGEDASECDKFAKYYRSLCPSEWVERWNEQRSNGTFPGPL from the exons ATGGCGGAAACTGCTGTTGCAACCACCGAAGCCCCAACCCTATCTGAG CAATATTTATTGaagggagaagaagagaagaccaATGTGGTTTCAAAACCTGTAGAAGTAAAAGAAGACGAGAAGCCAGCAACTGTTGTTTCTGAGGAAATTGTGGAGAAAGCTGAGGAACCACCAGCACCTGCTGCTGAAGAAAAAACTGAAGATACTCCTGCTGCTGTTGAAGAAAGCACTGAAACTCCCGCTACTGCTGAAAGCAACAGTGAAGATacccctgctgctgctgaagAAACCAATGAAGCTACAGAAGAGAACTCAGGAAAAGAAGCTGCAGAAGAGAAGCGGGAGATTAAG ATTGAGACAGCACCAGCTGATTACCGATTCCCAACTACAAATCAAACAAGGCACTGCTTTACCAGATACATTGAATATCATCG GTGCGTAGCTGCCAAGGGTGAAGATGCTTCAGAGTGTGATAAGTTTGCCAAATATTATCGTTCACTCTGCCCTAGTGAATGG GTAGAGAGATGGAATGAGCAAAGGTCGAATGGCACGTTTCCAGGCCCCCTGTAG